One genomic window of Polyangium aurulentum includes the following:
- a CDS encoding ribonuclease R family protein, giving the protein MSTHARGRISVHPRGFGFLLIDAETPSSAFITPPDLNPFLDGDIVTARVTSGDGGRLSAAELKLVSRARAEVFGSVVFRGGKPYLRVDRAVANTDWPLDGAGALPEGTHLVAEVQGDRLGVARVVPEGADLAVERCIARHGLRVVFHPDIERAAAAAATRPVSMDRRRDLRAVPTVTIDAASTRDIDDALSAYPADASGALRVLVSIADVDAFVAEKTPLDREARLRGTSVYLAGRVLPMLPESISSTAASLVEGADRPALTVEMRIDPEGRMTSVDVYESLVRSTARLTYDGVAEFMAEGCSDAVPQAVESTLRWLRTAAARLSAVRAARGGVNLAREEAYVAIDVATGEPTGIEARHETPAHRLVERLMVAANEAVAEWLVARGLPGVFRVHDEPSPERVKTLAELAHNFGLEAGFGPRMSPRALAAFDAQIDETRMGPALRTVLGRALGPARYSPDPGMHFGLGAPLYLHFTSPIRRYADLVVHRIVKRYLEGHRNFDDLRGVLSVLATDLDQAGRSASKAETERHRMLVARLYASRLGEIVTGNIVSIKPFGLVVQILGTGVMGTVAHDALPGGPYHHDHLAQALVSKDRRFAIGDRIGAVVAATNEDLGRIDLVPTTS; this is encoded by the coding sequence ATGAGCACCCATGCCCGGGGGCGCATCTCGGTCCACCCGCGCGGCTTCGGCTTCCTGCTGATCGACGCGGAGACGCCTTCCTCCGCGTTCATCACGCCGCCCGATCTCAACCCGTTCCTCGACGGCGACATCGTCACCGCGCGCGTCACGTCCGGCGACGGCGGGCGCCTGTCGGCAGCCGAGCTGAAGCTCGTGAGCCGCGCGCGCGCCGAGGTCTTCGGCAGCGTGGTCTTCCGCGGCGGCAAGCCGTACCTGCGCGTCGATCGCGCCGTGGCCAACACCGACTGGCCGCTCGACGGCGCAGGCGCCTTGCCCGAGGGCACGCACCTGGTCGCCGAGGTCCAGGGCGACAGGCTGGGGGTTGCGAGGGTCGTCCCCGAGGGCGCCGATCTCGCGGTCGAGCGCTGCATCGCGCGCCACGGGCTGCGCGTCGTGTTCCACCCCGACATCGAGCGCGCAGCCGCAGCCGCCGCCACGCGGCCCGTGTCCATGGATCGCCGCCGCGATCTGCGCGCGGTCCCCACGGTCACGATCGACGCCGCCTCGACGCGCGACATCGACGACGCGCTCTCGGCCTACCCGGCCGACGCGAGCGGCGCCCTGCGCGTGCTCGTCTCCATCGCCGACGTCGACGCGTTCGTCGCCGAGAAGACGCCGCTCGATCGCGAGGCGCGCCTGCGCGGCACGAGCGTCTACCTCGCCGGCCGCGTCCTGCCGATGCTGCCCGAGAGCATCTCCTCCACCGCCGCGAGCCTCGTCGAGGGCGCGGACAGGCCCGCGCTCACCGTGGAGATGCGCATCGATCCCGAGGGGCGCATGACCTCGGTCGACGTCTACGAGAGCCTCGTTCGCTCGACCGCGCGGCTCACGTACGACGGGGTCGCGGAGTTCATGGCCGAGGGTTGCTCCGACGCGGTGCCGCAGGCGGTGGAGAGCACGCTGCGCTGGCTGCGCACGGCGGCGGCGCGCCTGTCGGCCGTGCGCGCGGCGCGCGGCGGCGTGAACCTCGCGCGCGAAGAGGCCTACGTCGCGATCGACGTGGCGACGGGCGAGCCCACGGGGATCGAGGCGCGCCACGAGACGCCCGCGCACCGCCTCGTCGAGCGGCTGATGGTCGCGGCGAACGAGGCCGTCGCCGAATGGCTGGTCGCGCGCGGCTTGCCCGGCGTCTTCCGCGTGCACGACGAGCCCTCGCCCGAGCGGGTGAAGACGCTGGCCGAGCTCGCGCACAACTTCGGCCTCGAGGCGGGCTTCGGCCCGCGCATGAGCCCTCGCGCGCTCGCCGCGTTCGACGCGCAGATCGACGAGACCCGCATGGGCCCCGCGCTGCGCACCGTGCTCGGCCGCGCGCTCGGCCCCGCGCGCTACAGCCCCGATCCGGGCATGCACTTCGGCCTCGGCGCGCCGCTCTACCTGCACTTCACCTCGCCGATCCGGCGCTACGCCGACCTCGTCGTGCACCGCATCGTCAAGCGCTACCTCGAGGGCCACAGGAACTTCGACGACCTGCGCGGCGTGCTGTCGGTGCTCGCGACCGACCTCGATCAGGCGGGCAGGAGCGCGAGCAAGGCCGAGACCGAGCGCCACCGCATGCTCGTCGCGCGCCTGTACGCGTCGCGGCTCGGCGAGATCGTCACGGGCAACATCGTCTCGATCAAGCCGTTCGGCCTCGTCGTGCAGATCCTCGGCACGGGCGTGATGGGCACGGTGGCGCACGACGCGCTCCCCGGCGGCCCCTACCACCACGATCACCTCGCGCAGGCCCTGGTCTCGAAGGACCGCCGCTTCGCGATCGGCGATCGCATCGGCGCGGTCGTCGCCGCGACGAACGAGGATCTCGGCCGCATCGACCTCGTCCCCACGACGAGCTGA
- a CDS encoding amphi-Trp domain-containing protein, with protein MARDVTKVRGKDEFVALLRRVADALESGEALRIQVGGVRVNVPQDAELSVEHESEGGAHEIELQMRWREGS; from the coding sequence ATGGCCAGGGACGTCACGAAAGTACGCGGTAAGGACGAGTTCGTCGCGCTGCTCCGTCGCGTCGCCGACGCGCTCGAGAGCGGCGAGGCCTTGCGCATCCAGGTCGGCGGCGTGCGCGTGAACGTGCCGCAGGACGCCGAGCTGTCGGTCGAGCACGAGTCCGAGGGCGGCGCGCACGAGATCGAGCTGCAGATGCGCTGGCGCGAGGGCTCGTAG
- a CDS encoding nucleotidyltransferase domain-containing protein: MEARSEVIERLAEKVGHTWPNVIAARERSGAMLARLRELLRGQDPEDTSIIVFGSFARGEYTVGSDIDWTLLIDGRADEAHLTQVRAITKLLKESKIQDESPFGFFDNVTISHPILHQIGGQDDTNRNTTQRILLLLESVAIGRPEAHERVLSLVLSRYIADDRGLRFSKRKPPVLGFLFNDIVRYWRTITIDFQNKQRNKRDGWALRNIKLRTSRKLLFASGMLTCFSLQLFGNGEQWSSGEGERVDPARILRFLRDRIRLTPLEHMAEALLRPKISAETVGMVMDNYDAFLGIVADDDKRKHLVNLPLEALGEDALFKEASRLTYTFQDGLDRVFFEEDEEIASLVKRFGVF, encoded by the coding sequence ATGGAGGCGAGATCCGAAGTCATCGAGCGGCTGGCGGAGAAGGTCGGGCACACCTGGCCGAACGTCATCGCCGCGCGCGAGCGGTCGGGCGCGATGCTCGCCCGGCTGCGCGAGCTACTGCGCGGGCAGGATCCCGAGGACACGAGCATCATCGTCTTCGGCTCCTTCGCGCGGGGCGAGTACACGGTGGGCAGCGACATCGACTGGACGCTGCTCATCGACGGGCGCGCCGACGAGGCGCACCTCACCCAGGTCCGCGCCATCACGAAGCTGCTCAAGGAGTCGAAGATCCAGGACGAGAGCCCGTTCGGCTTCTTCGACAACGTCACGATCAGCCACCCGATCCTCCACCAGATCGGCGGCCAGGACGACACCAACCGCAACACCACGCAGCGCATCCTCTTGCTCCTCGAGTCGGTCGCGATCGGCCGCCCCGAGGCCCACGAGCGCGTGCTGTCGCTCGTGCTCTCGCGCTACATCGCCGACGATCGGGGCCTGCGCTTCTCCAAGCGCAAGCCGCCCGTCCTCGGCTTCCTGTTCAACGACATCGTCCGCTACTGGCGCACGATCACGATCGACTTCCAGAACAAGCAGCGCAACAAGCGCGACGGCTGGGCGCTTCGCAACATCAAGCTGCGCACGAGCCGCAAGCTGCTGTTCGCGAGCGGCATGCTCACCTGCTTCTCGCTCCAGCTCTTCGGCAACGGCGAGCAGTGGTCGTCGGGCGAGGGCGAGCGCGTGGATCCCGCGCGCATCTTGCGCTTTCTGCGCGACAGGATCCGGCTCACGCCGCTCGAGCACATGGCCGAGGCGCTGCTGCGGCCCAAGATCTCGGCCGAGACGGTCGGGATGGTGATGGACAACTACGACGCCTTCCTCGGCATCGTGGCCGACGACGACAAGCGCAAGCACCTCGTCAACCTGCCGCTCGAGGCGCTCGGAGAGGATGCTCTCTTCAAGGAGGCCTCTCGGCTCACGTACACCTTCCAGGACGGTCTCGATCGCGTCTTCTTCGAGGAGGACGAGGAGATCGCCTCGCTCGTGAAGCGCTTCGGCGTCTTCTAG
- a CDS encoding MDR family MFS transporter, giving the protein MSQPGERRTHRGLTVAGLVLAFAMAALEGTVVATAMPTVAHELKGLLSYAWVTNAYLLTSAVAVPIYGKLSDMYGRKPIFLFGVLLFLLGSAASGAAQSMTALIVFRALQGLGAGAMQPVALTIIGDIFDLEERSRMQGLFGSVWGIFGIVGPILGGIIVKYVSWRWVFFINIPFGLACAALVGVALHENIDKRRRRLDIAGAALLATGVTALLISTSHLGTAVTATSTLLALVLIGLFVWVELRAAEPVLPFDLFARPIMAHASLMGALLGGAMMGSLTFVPLFIQGVLRGSPTEAGGALTPMLVAWPIASAIGGRLIPKVGIRPLVRVGISLTAVGSLLLMFFGHRGIYAIYLATGFFGLGMGLGNTALVIAVQTSVEWAQRGIATASTMFFRTIGGLVAVGVMGGLLAASFAADPNIPPDAADLVLSREGMTHLSPELLARIGHILEEGVRRCFFVTGVLGALAFIAVLFFPDVSKKPATEPVTSAPPAH; this is encoded by the coding sequence ATGTCTCAACCGGGCGAGCGTCGCACGCATCGCGGGCTCACTGTCGCCGGTCTCGTGCTCGCCTTCGCGATGGCCGCGCTCGAGGGCACCGTGGTCGCGACGGCCATGCCCACCGTGGCGCACGAGCTCAAAGGGCTCCTGTCGTACGCGTGGGTCACCAACGCTTATCTGCTCACGAGCGCCGTGGCCGTCCCCATCTACGGCAAGCTCTCGGACATGTACGGGCGCAAGCCCATCTTCCTCTTCGGGGTCTTGCTCTTCCTGCTCGGATCGGCCGCGAGCGGGGCTGCGCAGTCGATGACCGCGCTCATCGTCTTCCGCGCGCTCCAGGGCCTCGGCGCGGGGGCGATGCAGCCGGTGGCGCTCACCATCATCGGCGACATCTTCGACCTCGAAGAGCGCTCGCGCATGCAAGGGCTCTTCGGATCCGTGTGGGGGATCTTCGGCATCGTGGGCCCGATCCTCGGCGGCATCATCGTCAAGTACGTCTCGTGGCGGTGGGTCTTCTTCATCAACATCCCCTTCGGCCTCGCGTGCGCGGCGCTCGTCGGCGTGGCCCTCCACGAGAACATCGACAAGCGCCGCCGACGCCTCGACATCGCGGGCGCCGCGCTGCTCGCGACGGGCGTGACCGCGCTGCTCATCTCGACGAGCCACCTCGGCACCGCCGTGACCGCGACCTCGACGCTCCTCGCGCTGGTCCTCATCGGCCTGTTCGTGTGGGTCGAGCTGCGCGCGGCCGAGCCCGTGCTGCCCTTCGATCTCTTCGCGCGCCCGATCATGGCGCACGCGAGCTTGATGGGCGCGCTGCTCGGCGGGGCGATGATGGGCAGCTTGACCTTCGTGCCCCTGTTCATTCAGGGCGTCTTGCGTGGCTCGCCGACGGAGGCGGGCGGCGCGCTCACGCCGATGCTCGTCGCCTGGCCCATCGCGAGCGCGATCGGCGGGCGGCTCATCCCGAAGGTCGGCATTCGACCGCTCGTGCGCGTGGGCATCTCGCTCACCGCCGTGGGCTCGCTCCTGCTGATGTTCTTCGGCCACCGAGGCATTTACGCCATCTATCTCGCCACCGGGTTCTTCGGGCTCGGGATGGGGCTCGGCAACACGGCGCTCGTCATCGCCGTGCAGACCAGCGTGGAGTGGGCGCAGCGCGGCATCGCCACCGCGAGCACGATGTTCTTCCGGACCATTGGCGGGCTCGTGGCGGTGGGCGTGATGGGCGGCCTGCTCGCGGCCTCGTTCGCGGCCGATCCGAACATCCCCCCCGACGCGGCCGACCTCGTGCTCAGCCGCGAGGGAATGACGCACCTGTCGCCGGAGCTGCTCGCCCGCATCGGTCACATCCTCGAAGAGGGCGTTCGCCGCTGCTTTTTCGTGACCGGCGTCCTCGGCGCCCTGGCGTTCATCGCCGTGCTGTTCTTCCCCGACGTCTCCAAAAAGCCCGCCACCGAGCCGGTCACGAGCGCTCCCCCGGCGCATTGA